From a region of the Castanea sativa cultivar Marrone di Chiusa Pesio chromosome 10, ASM4071231v1 genome:
- the LOC142614180 gene encoding mechanosensitive ion channel protein 10-like, translating into MKPAEIEGANSHDEVVLVLDQQNSRAPSMAAELNEDHFAAEEKTQNQKSLRRLSFSKPKSRFAEFNNPPAYRTTIAAESWVIETHKFEDDNSSTDNDDEWSEKLEDDDGETRQSERYKMKKTRKVQWRLIVEWVLFIIIMACLMCSLTVTSLKNELIWGWEVWKWCIMVMVTFSGRMVSGWVMGFAVFLIERNFMLKERVLYFVYGLRKSVQNCVWLGLVLFAWTLMFNNKVQKENRILKKFFQALVAVLLGATIWLLKIILVKILASSFHVTTYFDRMKESVFHHYILEALSGPPLMDDEHEEINQVHRNMYKLKKLGSRKIDMEKLRKLSVQKRGSTWSVKRLVNYVRYTRLSTISKTVDDFGKAEAEINSEWEARNCAQRIFKNVAKPGAKYIEEDDLMRFLKRVEIHTIFPLFEGSLETGRISKSSFKNWVVRAYFERKSLAHSLNDTKTAVQQLHKLASSVVIVIIIVVSLLVMELATTKIIFFVITQLVLFSVAFHNTCKTIFESIIFVFIMHPFDIGDRCVIDGVQMIVEEMNILTTVFLRYDNEKIYYPNSLLLTKPISNFYRSPEMSDVIDFSIDLSTSMEIIIALKKAIQAYIESKPKYWNPKHSVTVKEIENVHKLKMCLCVQHTINHQNYGERNSRITELLLELKKIFETLGIKYHLLPQEILLTKMNIENGRMLQQSSLT; encoded by the exons ATGAAGCCAGCAGAGATTGAAGGAGCAAACTCTCATGATGAAGTTGTTCTCGTCTTAGACCAACAAAATTCTAGAGCTCCATCTATGGCTGCTGAGCTCAATGAGGACCATTTTGCAGCAGAAGAAAAGACTCAAAACCAGAAATCCCTACGCCGTCTTAGCTTCTCCAAACCAAAGTCTAGGTTCGCAGAGTTCAACAATCCACCTGCGTATAGAACAACAATCGCAGCTGAATCTTGGGTCATTGAAACCCATAAGTTTGAAGATGACAATTCATCCACAGACAATGATGATGAATGGAGCGAAAAACTTGAGGACGATGATGGAGAAACAAGACAATCAGAAAGGTACAAAATGAAGAAGACTCGAAAAGTCCAATGGAGACTCATTGTGGAATGGGTTTTATTTATCATCATAATGGCTTGCTTAATGTGTTCCCTCACAGTCACTTCCTTGAAAAACGAACTTATATGGGGTTGGGAAGTCTGGAAATGGTGCATAATGGTAATGGTTACCTTCAGTGGCCGCATGGTTTCAGGTTGGGTGATGGGTTTTGCAGTGTTCTTAATCGAGAGGAACTTCATGCTCAAAGAAAGAGTGCTATACTTCGTTTATGGACTTAGAAAGAGTGTCCAAAACTGTGTCTGGTTAGGCCTTGTTTTGTTTGCATGGACCTTAATGTTTAACAACAAAGTCCAGAAGGAAAATAGAATACTGAAAAAGTTTTTCCAGGCATTGGTGGCTGTTCTATTAGGCGCAACTATTTGGCTTCTCAAGATTATCTTGGTCAAAATTCTGGCCTCATCATTTCATGTCACAACCTACTTTGACAGGATGAAAGAAAGTGTTTTCCACCATTACATATTGGAAGCACTTTCGGGTCCTCCTTTGATGGACGATGAGCATGAAGAGATCAATCAAGTCCATCGTAACATGTACAAGTTGAAGAAGTTGGGGTCTAGGAAAATTGATATGGAGAAGCTGAGGAAGCTGAGCGTGCAAAAGAGAGGTTCCACATGGAGTGTGAAGAGGCTTGTTAACTATGTGAGGTACACTAGATTATCAACAATTTCAAAGACTGTTGATGACTTTGGCAAGGCTGAGGCTGAGATTAACAGCGAGTGGGAGGCTAGGAATTGTGCTCAAAGGATTTTCAAGAATGTAGCCAAACCGGGTGCCAA GTATATTGAAGAGGATGAtctaatgagatttttaaaGAGAGTTGAGATTCATACAATTTTTCCACTCTTTGAGGGATCGCTTGAGACCGGAAGGATTTCCAAGTCTTCATTTAAAAATTGGGTG GTTCGAGCTTACTTTGAACGAAAATCTCTAGCACATTCATTGAATGATACCAAGACAGCAGTGCAACAACTTCATAAGTTAGCAAGCTCAGTTGTTATTGTGATAATTATTGTGGTGTCCCTACTAGTGATGGAGTTGGCGACAACCAAAATTATCTTTTTCGTAATAACCCAGCTAGTTCTCTTCAGTGTCGCATTCCATAATACCTGCAAGACTATCTTTGAATCTATCATCTTCGTCTTCATTATGCACCCTTTTGATATAGGAGATCGTTGTGTCATCGATGGTGTTCAG ATGATTGTGGAAGAGATGAACATTTTGACAACTGTTTTTCTTCGATATGATAATGAGAAAATCTACTACCCTAACTCACTTTTGCTCACAAAGCCGATAAGTAACTTTTACAGAAGTCCAGAGATGAGTGATGTCATTGATTTTAGCATTGATCTCTCAACATCAATGGAGATTATCATTGCACTTAAGAAGGCCATACAAGC ATACATCGAGAGCAAGCCAAAGTATTGGAATCCAAAACACTCCGTAACAGTGAAAGAAATAGAGAATGTGCACAAATTAAAAATGTGTTTATGCGTCCAACACACCATCAACCATCAAAACTATGGTGAACGAAACAGTCGGATTACAGAGCTTTTATTGGAGTTGAAGAAGATCTTTGAGACACTTGGCATTAAGtatcatcttcttcctcagGAGATTCTTCTCACAAAAATGAACATTGAGAATGGGAGGATGCTACAACAATCATCATTGACTTGA
- the LOC142612677 gene encoding cyclin-dependent kinase F-4 — MMERYKLIKEVGDGTFGCVWRAINKETGEVVAIKKMKKKYYSWEECVNLREVKSLRKMSHPNIVKLKEVIRENDILYFVFEYMEWNLYQLMKDREKLFSEAEVRNWCFQVFQGLSYMHQRGYFHRDLKPENLLVTKDTIKIADFGLAREINSQPPYTEYVSTRWYRAPEVLLQSYLYSSKVDMWAMGAIMAELFTLRPLFPGISEADEIYKICSVIGSPTKDSWADGLALARDINYQFPQFSGVHLSVLVPSASNDAISLMTSLCSWDPSKRPTAAEALQHPFFQSCFYVPPSLRSRVAVARTPPSARTRGALEQQSARRHSGALSTSKLTSNYPSPKLHASLSSGVQRKLDLVDQDMSKNDKSLKSSVRQPRYQPPGKSSPTSTNKGRTGRGVLESTEKLANMSLGSRRQSVGQPRHSPMKTVVQCPPMKAGVQWNSGSGNMFLRHAQDIQHGRTYSRKVVG, encoded by the exons ATGATGGAGAG GTACAAGTTAATCAAGGAAGTTGGTGATGGAACATTTGGATGTGTTTGGAGAGCTATTAATAAGGAGACTGGTGAAGTT GTTGCAattaagaagatgaagaaaaagtaTTACTCGTGGGAGGAGTGCGTAAATTTGAGAGAAGTGAAG TCATTACGGAAAATGAGTCATCCAAATATTGTGAAGCTTAAGGAAGTCATTAGGGAAAATGACATCTTGTATTTCGTGTTTGAGTACATG GAATGGAACCTATACCAACTCATGAAAGACAGGGAAAAGCTTTTCTCTGAAGCTGAAGTCAGAAATTggtgttttcaagtttttcaaGGTCTGTCTTACATGCATCAGCGTGGATATTTTCATCGTGACCTTAAGCCAG AAAACTTGTTGGTTACAAAGGACACAATCAAGATTGCTGATTTTGGTCTTGCTCGAGAAATCAACTCGCAACCACCATATACGGAATATGTCTCAACACGTTG GTATCGAGCCCCTGAAGTGCTGCTTCAGTCATACCTGTATAGCTCTAAAGTTG ATATGTGGGCAATGGGTGCTATAATGGCTGAATTGTTCACTCTCCGTCCTCTTTTTCCGGGTATTAG TGAAGCAGATGAGATATACAAAATATGCAGTGTTATCGGCAGTCCAACTAAGGATTCCTGGGCTGATGGACTTGCTTTGGCAAGGGATATCAACTACCAGTTTCCCCAG TTTTCTGGTGTTCATCTTTCTGTATTGGTTCCATCTGCAAGCAATGATGCGATCAGCCTTATGACA TCACTTTGTTCTTGGGATCCTTCCAAGAGGCCAACAGCTGCTGAGGCCCTTCAGCATCCTTTCTTCCAG AGTTGCTTTTATGTTCCGCCATCCCTGCGTTCCAGGGTTGCAGTTGCTAGAACCCCTCCCTCTG CCAGAACAAGGGGAGCATTGGAACAACAATCTGCTAGGAGACATTCTGGGGCTTTATCTACGTCAAAGTTAACCAGCAATTATCCTTCTCCTAAGTTACATGCTTCCTTAAGCTCAG GTGTGCAACGCAAGCTGGATTTGGTTGACCAG GACATGAGTAAGAATGATAAATCTCTCAAGAGCTCTGTTAGACAACCAAGATATCAGCCACCAGGAAAGAGCAGCCCAA CCTCCACTAACAAGGGAAGGACTGGTCGGGGAGTTTTGGAGTCCACTGAGAAGTTAGCAAACATGTCCCTTGGTTCTCGGAGGCAGTCTGTTGGGCAGCCACGTCACTCTCCCATGAAGACTGTAGTCCAGTGCCCTCCCATGAAGGCTGGAGTCCAGTGGAATTCTGGATCCGGCAACATGTTTCTCAGGCATGCCCAGGACATTCAGCATGGCAGAACATATTCGAGGAAAGTTGTGGGCTGA